The proteins below come from a single Podarcis muralis chromosome 8, rPodMur119.hap1.1, whole genome shotgun sequence genomic window:
- the FBXO32 gene encoding F-box only protein 32: protein MPFLGQDWRSPGQNWVKTADGWTRFLAERENSSGSFASERNSYCRKEDYNKENILNSMNCDVAVKKRKKDQLNNKTKIQYFHQEKWIYVHKGSTKERHGYCTLGEAFNRLDFSSAILDSRRFNYVVRLLELIAKSQLTSLSGIAQKNFMNILEKVVQKVLEDQQNIRLIRELLQTLYLSLCTLVQSVGKSVLVGNINMWVHRMETILHWQQQLNNIQITRPAFKGLTFTDLPLCLQLNIMQRLTDGRDLVSLGQVAPSLQVLSEDRLLWKKLCHYHFTDRQIRKRLIMSEKGHLDWKKMYFKLVRCYPRKEQYGDSLQLCRHCHILSWKGTDHPCTANNPEGCLTSLSPQDFINLFRF, encoded by the exons ATGCCTTTTCTGGGCCAGGACTGGCGCTCCCCGGGGCAAAACTGGGTGAAGACGGCGGATGGGTGGACGAGGTTTCTGGCCGAGAGGGAGAACAGCAGCGGCAGCTTCGCCAGCGAGCGGAACAG TTACTGCCGAAAAGAGGACTACAATAAGGAGAATATTTTGAATAGCATGAACTGTGATGTTGCtgtgaagaagagaaagaaggacCAGCTGAACAACAAGACAAAGATTCAGT ATTTTCACCAAGAAAAGTGGATTTATGTGCACAAAGGAAGCACGAAAGAG CGACATGGCTATTGCACTCTTGGAGAAGCGTTCAATAGGCTGGATTTCTCAAGCGCCATCTTAGACTCAAGGAGATTCAACTACGTCGTACGG CTGTTGGAGCTGATAGCAAAGTCTCAGCTAACGTCACTGAGCGGAATTGCCCAGAAAAACTTTATGAACATCTTGGAAAAAGTAGTGCAGAAAG TCTTGGAGGACCAGCAGAATATCCGTCTAATCAGGGAATTGCTGCAGACTCTGTATCTGTCTCTGTGCACTTTGGTCCAAAGCGTTGGCAAGTCTGTCCTGGTTGGCAACATCAACATGTGGGTCCATAGGATGGAGACAATTCttcactggcagcagcagctgaacaATATCCAAATCACCAGG CCTGCCTTTAAGGGCTTGACTTTCACAGACCTGCCCTTGTGTTTGCAACTGAACATCATGCAACGCCTGACAGATGGGAGAGACCTGGTGAGCCTTGGGCAAGTAGCTCCAAGTCTTCAGGTGCTGAGTGAGGACCGGCTGCTGTGGAAAAAGCTTTGTCACTACCATTTCACAGACagacag ATTCGTAAACGGCTAATCATGTCGGAGAAGGGGCATTTGGATTGGAAGAAGATGTATTTCAAGCTTGTGAGGTGCTACCCAAGGAAGGAGCAGTATGGTGATTCTTTGCAGCTCTGTAGACACTGCCATATCTTGTCTTGGAAG GGCACCGATCATCCATGCACAGCTAACAACCCAGAGGGCTGCTTGACTTCTCTTTCACCCCAGGACTTCATCAACTTGTTCAGATTTTGA